The following are encoded together in the Streptomyces sp. NBC_01465 genome:
- a CDS encoding intradiol ring-cleavage dioxygenase, translated as MTRRRAVVAGGAAVAAVGIGGAIATTASASPEPGKKKPGAPREECLELTSETTEGPYYIDADKIRRDVTEDKPGIPFSLRIKVIDSETCRPLKRAAVDIWHCDATGIYSGYEEASQGGGGGGGTPPSGAPTDAPTGTPTGTPTGTPPSGGPGGGGGGKTDPTDENRYLRGTWLTDRDGLVEFKTIFPGWYRGRAVHIHAKVHVGGKMTDAGYEGGHTCHTGQFFFSEESVLASAEVSPYSTNTAERTTLTEDTIYDQSGVTGGLLKLHYRKDRIARGVQASITVGVDPDDTQDGEDWVTATASPTAS; from the coding sequence ATGACGCGCCGTCGGGCCGTCGTCGCAGGTGGCGCGGCGGTTGCCGCCGTGGGGATCGGCGGTGCGATCGCCACCACCGCGTCCGCCTCCCCGGAGCCCGGGAAGAAGAAGCCGGGCGCCCCGCGCGAGGAGTGCCTCGAGCTCACCTCGGAGACGACCGAGGGCCCGTACTACATCGACGCCGACAAGATCCGCCGGGACGTCACCGAGGACAAGCCGGGCATCCCCTTCTCGCTCCGTATCAAGGTGATCGACTCGGAGACCTGCCGCCCGCTGAAGCGCGCGGCCGTCGACATCTGGCACTGCGACGCGACCGGCATCTACTCGGGTTACGAGGAAGCCTCCCAGGGCGGCGGCGGTGGCGGCGGTACGCCCCCGAGCGGAGCCCCCACCGACGCGCCCACCGGCACCCCGACCGGCACCCCGACCGGCACCCCGCCCTCCGGCGGTCCGGGCGGCGGGGGCGGCGGGAAGACCGACCCCACCGACGAGAACCGCTATCTGCGCGGCACGTGGCTCACCGACCGGGACGGCCTCGTCGAGTTCAAGACGATCTTCCCCGGCTGGTACCGCGGCCGCGCCGTGCACATCCACGCCAAGGTGCACGTCGGCGGGAAGATGACCGACGCCGGTTACGAGGGCGGGCACACCTGCCACACCGGCCAGTTCTTCTTCTCCGAGGAGTCCGTGCTGGCCTCCGCCGAGGTCTCCCCGTACTCGACGAACACCGCCGAGCGCACCACCCTCACCGAGGACACGATCTACGACCAGAGCGGCGTCACCGGCGGCCTGCTCAAGCTGCACTACCGCAAGGACAGGATCGCCCGCGGAGTCCAGGCCTCCATCACGGTCGGCGTCGACCCGGACGACACCCAGGACGGCGAGGACTGGGTGACGGCCACCGCCTCGCCCACCGCCTCCTGA
- a CDS encoding ATP-binding SpoIIE family protein phosphatase, producing MRTEDVLAAIATGVWRWDMAAGVVTLDSEAARLLGLPTGQTSHSVTAVRSRFHPVDWNEMRGVVNLSIAEGTLAEVRLRVVDEAGHVLRTVRSRSKPQLIGQTADVYVGVGTIQEAVEPHPGTSGGRARITGDWRRSREAFLLDAGRALAEARSTSEVLRVAASLSMPGFSPDGLAVFGVEGDRLTIIGHHGHNPGADGPFTDMTLDTDYPAAEVVRNGQAIYLPTPQEYEHRYPAAWPLAQVFHRQSWAFLPLVVAGRTMGAWMAAFKHPVAFTPDERSVLTTVARMLAQALARAVVAESERELSLGLQRSMLPTLGPEIPGMTVAARYVPTGGGLQVGGDWYDMIPLPSGRVALVIGDVQGHDVRAAGVMGQLRIALRAYASEGHRPDAVLSRAGRFLSGLTDTYEDDDFGGPRFATCLYAEVDPVAGTLDVARAGHPDPVLITADGTPMLHPTAGGLPLGIEEDTDYPTTRISLQEGEALMFCTDGLIETGGHDMATGWDRLRPIMEEYAEGSLEKMADALVQGVIGPSSHHTVGPLADRREDDIAVLLLSRDSEQRVSVRRTALTVAQAQPERIAEARRQLRDLLHDWSDQEQVDSAELMVSEMVTNVLVHTDGDAALVATATGELGARRLRVEVADASDELPHKRRPGEMASSGRGLVLMEMLADAWGVDPRGAGKSIWFELYESKSGSGADDSPEP from the coding sequence ATGCGTACCGAGGATGTACTGGCTGCCATCGCCACCGGAGTGTGGCGGTGGGACATGGCCGCCGGGGTCGTCACGCTCGACTCCGAGGCCGCCCGTCTCCTCGGGCTGCCCACCGGACAGACCAGTCATTCGGTGACGGCCGTGCGCTCCCGCTTCCACCCCGTCGACTGGAACGAGATGCGCGGCGTCGTGAACCTGTCGATCGCCGAGGGCACCCTCGCCGAGGTGCGGCTGCGCGTGGTCGACGAGGCCGGGCACGTCCTCCGTACGGTACGAAGCCGGTCGAAGCCCCAGCTCATAGGCCAGACCGCGGACGTCTACGTCGGAGTCGGCACCATCCAGGAGGCCGTCGAACCCCACCCCGGCACCTCCGGCGGCCGCGCCCGCATCACCGGCGACTGGCGCCGCTCCCGCGAGGCGTTCCTCCTCGACGCGGGCCGTGCGCTCGCCGAGGCCCGCTCGACCTCCGAGGTGCTGCGGGTCGCCGCCTCCCTCTCCATGCCCGGGTTCTCGCCGGACGGGCTCGCGGTCTTCGGCGTGGAGGGCGACCGGCTGACGATCATCGGCCACCACGGGCACAACCCGGGCGCCGACGGCCCCTTCACCGACATGACGCTGGACACGGACTATCCGGCGGCCGAGGTCGTGCGCAACGGGCAGGCCATCTATCTGCCGACCCCGCAGGAGTACGAGCACCGCTACCCCGCCGCCTGGCCCCTCGCGCAGGTCTTCCACCGCCAGTCCTGGGCGTTCCTGCCGCTGGTCGTCGCGGGCCGCACGATGGGCGCCTGGATGGCGGCGTTCAAGCACCCCGTCGCCTTCACCCCCGACGAGCGCTCGGTGCTGACGACGGTGGCCAGGATGCTGGCGCAGGCGCTCGCGCGGGCCGTGGTCGCGGAGTCGGAGCGCGAGCTGTCGCTGGGGCTGCAGCGGTCCATGCTGCCGACGCTCGGGCCCGAGATCCCGGGGATGACGGTCGCCGCACGCTATGTCCCGACGGGTGGCGGGCTGCAGGTCGGCGGGGACTGGTACGACATGATCCCGCTGCCCAGCGGCCGGGTGGCGCTGGTCATCGGTGACGTACAGGGCCATGACGTACGGGCGGCCGGCGTCATGGGCCAGCTCCGGATCGCGCTCCGTGCGTACGCCTCCGAGGGCCACCGCCCCGACGCGGTGCTCTCCCGGGCCGGGCGCTTCCTGAGCGGGCTGACCGACACGTACGAGGACGACGACTTCGGCGGCCCGCGCTTCGCGACCTGCCTGTACGCGGAGGTCGACCCGGTCGCCGGCACCCTCGACGTCGCACGCGCCGGCCACCCCGACCCGGTCCTCATCACGGCCGACGGCACCCCGATGCTGCACCCCACGGCGGGCGGGCTGCCGCTGGGCATCGAGGAGGACACGGACTATCCGACGACGCGCATCTCCCTCCAGGAGGGGGAGGCGCTGATGTTCTGCACGGACGGCCTGATCGAGACCGGCGGCCACGACATGGCGACGGGCTGGGACCGGCTCCGCCCGATCATGGAGGAGTACGCGGAGGGGTCCCTGGAGAAGATGGCCGACGCCCTGGTCCAGGGCGTCATCGGCCCCTCCTCGCACCACACGGTGGGCCCCCTCGCCGACCGCCGCGAGGACGACATCGCGGTGCTGCTGCTCTCCCGCGACAGCGAGCAGCGCGTCTCCGTACGCCGTACGGCACTCACCGTCGCGCAGGCCCAGCCCGAGCGGATCGCGGAGGCCCGCAGGCAGCTGCGCGACCTCCTCCACGACTGGTCCGACCAGGAACAGGTCGACTCCGCCGAGCTGATGGTCTCCGAGATGGTCACCAACGTCCTGGTCCACACGGACGGCGACGCGGCGCTGGTCGCGACGGCGACGGGCGAGCTGGGCGCGCGGCGGCTGCGCGTCGAGGTGGCGGACGCGAGCGACGAGCTCCCCCACAAGCGGCGCCCCGGCGAGATGGCGTCGTCGGGGCGTGGTCTGGTGCTGATGGAGATGCTGGCGGACGCGTGGGGCGTGGACCCCAGGGGCGCGGGCAAGTCGATCTGGTTCGAGCTCTACGAGTCGAAGTCGGGCTCCGGCGCGGACGACTCACCCGAGCCGTAA
- a CDS encoding prealbumin-like fold domain-containing protein: MRTTARIRRAARVWATALAVWMVSTAPAGAVEAPDHTPAARAATGLRLTLAARVCDSYTDVMANLLRDNNMQSLRDLGKDSVYTSGEPVAPAIEKANDPNCRPLTGWRFTLGKGISSDVDGLSTVVPSDSGVQPVTEASTPLLDDQGDPTGTNLPGAVTVALGPTDTVVAQNRRLQIQGGTPTDPLNTADLGNKYAFGALRCAVDNQKNDNVDRAAYPTGVQHVFCYYYTVTPNPGAGTIVVRKQVRNSTAGQIFHYAGNISYTADHTFPLDVTDGSPAEMSFRRAATKGSGDDPWSFTETAVPGWTLTGLDCASQDGRSTSTTTAAGKATVDLAKGDTVTCTYTNAPSSTVAPLTLRKQTEGGTGGPFPFSAKGASGVVTDFGTATTASAGTPVAAGRHDVDLGTQTVTEQLPADTASGGWEFTRAECGGREATATPGANRTVSFPVDVTAAGADCTVTNTFVPAPAPAPSPKPTPTPKPTPHTTPTATPAPSHAPTGAPGPGTSQLAETGGHSATGTALFALVLVTLGGACVAIGRRLR; this comes from the coding sequence GTGAGGACAACAGCAAGAATCAGGCGAGCAGCCCGTGTCTGGGCCACGGCACTGGCCGTGTGGATGGTCTCCACCGCTCCCGCCGGAGCCGTCGAAGCCCCGGACCACACTCCCGCCGCCAGAGCCGCCACCGGACTTCGCCTGACCCTGGCCGCGCGCGTCTGCGACAGCTACACGGACGTCATGGCCAACCTGCTCAGGGACAACAACATGCAGTCCCTGCGCGACCTCGGCAAGGATTCCGTGTACACGTCGGGGGAACCCGTGGCCCCTGCGATCGAGAAGGCCAACGACCCCAACTGCCGCCCCCTGACCGGCTGGCGGTTCACGCTGGGGAAGGGCATCAGCAGCGACGTCGACGGGCTGTCCACGGTCGTCCCCAGCGACTCCGGCGTACAGCCCGTCACCGAGGCCTCCACTCCGCTCCTCGACGACCAGGGCGACCCGACCGGCACGAACCTCCCCGGCGCCGTCACCGTCGCACTCGGCCCCACCGACACCGTCGTCGCCCAGAACAGGCGCCTGCAGATCCAGGGCGGCACGCCCACCGACCCCCTGAACACCGCCGATCTGGGCAACAAGTACGCCTTCGGGGCGCTGCGCTGCGCCGTCGACAACCAGAAGAACGACAACGTCGACCGGGCCGCGTACCCCACCGGCGTCCAGCACGTCTTCTGCTACTACTACACGGTCACGCCGAACCCCGGAGCGGGCACGATCGTCGTCCGCAAGCAGGTCAGGAACAGCACGGCCGGCCAGATCTTCCACTACGCCGGCAACATCTCGTACACCGCCGACCACACCTTCCCGCTCGACGTGACGGACGGTTCCCCCGCCGAGATGTCCTTCCGGAGGGCCGCGACCAAGGGGTCGGGCGACGATCCGTGGTCGTTCACGGAGACCGCCGTGCCCGGCTGGACACTGACCGGACTGGACTGCGCCTCCCAGGACGGCCGCAGTACGAGCACGACGACCGCGGCGGGCAAGGCCACCGTCGACCTGGCCAAGGGGGACACGGTCACCTGCACCTACACCAACGCCCCGAGCAGCACCGTCGCCCCGCTGACCCTGCGCAAGCAGACGGAGGGCGGCACCGGCGGCCCGTTCCCGTTCAGCGCCAAGGGTGCGTCGGGGGTCGTCACCGACTTCGGTACGGCCACGACCGCCTCCGCCGGTACGCCGGTGGCGGCGGGACGGCACGACGTGGACCTCGGTACGCAGACCGTGACCGAGCAGCTGCCCGCCGATACGGCCTCCGGCGGCTGGGAGTTCACCCGGGCGGAGTGCGGAGGACGTGAGGCGACGGCCACCCCGGGGGCGAACCGCACGGTGTCGTTCCCCGTGGACGTCACCGCGGCCGGGGCCGACTGCACGGTCACCAACACGTTCGTTCCCGCGCCGGCACCCGCGCCCAGCCCGAAGCCGACGCCCACCCCGAAGCCGACGCCGCATACGACACCGACGGCAACGCCGGCGCCGTCGCACGCCCCCACCGGCGCGCCCGGCCCCGGAACCTCTCAACTCGCGGAAACGGGCGGCCACTCCGCCACCGGTACCGCCCTGTTCGCCCTCGTCCTCGTCACCCTCGGCGGCGCATGCGTCGCCATCGGGCGCCGGTTGCGCTGA
- the aspS gene encoding aspartate--tRNA ligase, whose translation MQHRYRSHTCGELRASDVGSDVRLSGWLHNRRDLGGILFIDLRDHYGITQLVARPGTPGNEALAKLTKETVVRIDGKVSARGADNVNSELPTGEVEIEVGEVEILGEAAPLPFTINAEDGVNEERRLEYRFLDLRRERMHRNIMLRSSVIASIRSKMVALGFNEMATPILTATSPEGARDFVVPSRLNPGKFYALPQAPQQFKQLLMISGFDRYFQIAPCFRDEDARADRSPGEFYQLDVEMSFVEQEDVFQPIEKLMTEIFTEFGNGREVTSPFPRIPFRESMLKYGNDKPDLRAKLELVDVTDVFADSGFKAFAGKHVRALPVPDTASQSRKFFDGLGDYAVSLGAKGLAWVRVGDDGALAGPIAKFLTEDDIAALTERLELKPGHAVFFGAGEFDEVSKIMSGVRVEAAKRAGHFEEGVFRFCWIVDFPMYEKDEETGKIDFSHNPFSMPQGGLADLEEKDPLDILAFQYDIVCNGIELSSGAIRNHEPELMLKAFEIAGYDRETVEQEFAGMLRAFRLGAPPHGGIAPGVDRIVMLLADEPNIRETIAFPLNGNAQDLMMGAPTVLDETRLRELNIQLRKPVEK comes from the coding sequence ATGCAGCATCGGTACAGGTCCCACACGTGCGGCGAGCTCCGCGCCTCCGACGTCGGCAGCGACGTCCGGCTGAGCGGCTGGCTGCACAATCGCCGTGACCTGGGCGGCATCCTCTTCATCGACCTCCGCGACCACTACGGGATCACCCAGCTCGTCGCCCGTCCCGGCACCCCCGGCAACGAGGCCCTGGCGAAGCTGACCAAGGAGACCGTCGTACGCATCGACGGCAAGGTCTCCGCCCGCGGCGCGGACAACGTGAACTCCGAGCTGCCCACCGGCGAGGTCGAGATCGAGGTCGGCGAGGTCGAGATCCTCGGCGAGGCCGCCCCGCTGCCCTTCACGATCAACGCCGAGGACGGCGTGAACGAGGAGCGCCGCCTGGAGTACCGCTTCCTGGACCTGCGCCGCGAGCGCATGCACCGCAACATCATGCTGCGGTCCTCGGTCATCGCGTCCATCCGCTCGAAGATGGTCGCGCTCGGCTTCAACGAGATGGCCACCCCGATCCTCACGGCGACCTCCCCCGAGGGCGCCCGCGACTTCGTGGTCCCCTCGCGCCTCAACCCGGGCAAGTTCTACGCGCTGCCGCAGGCCCCGCAGCAGTTCAAGCAGCTGCTGATGATCTCGGGCTTCGACCGCTACTTCCAGATCGCGCCCTGCTTCCGCGACGAGGACGCCCGCGCCGACCGCTCGCCGGGCGAGTTCTACCAGCTCGACGTCGAGATGAGCTTCGTCGAGCAGGAGGACGTCTTCCAGCCGATCGAGAAGCTGATGACGGAGATCTTCACCGAGTTCGGCAACGGCCGCGAGGTCACCTCCCCCTTCCCGCGCATCCCGTTCCGTGAGTCGATGCTGAAGTACGGCAACGACAAGCCCGACCTGCGCGCCAAGCTGGAGCTCGTCGACGTCACGGACGTCTTCGCCGACTCGGGCTTCAAGGCCTTCGCGGGCAAGCACGTGCGCGCCCTGCCCGTACCGGACACCGCCTCGCAGTCCCGGAAGTTCTTCGACGGCCTCGGCGACTACGCGGTCTCGCTGGGCGCGAAGGGCCTGGCCTGGGTGCGCGTCGGCGACGACGGCGCGCTGGCCGGACCGATCGCCAAGTTCCTCACCGAGGACGACATCGCGGCGCTGACCGAGCGCCTGGAGCTGAAGCCGGGCCACGCGGTCTTCTTCGGCGCGGGCGAGTTCGACGAGGTCTCGAAGATCATGTCGGGCGTCCGCGTGGAGGCCGCCAAGCGCGCCGGCCACTTCGAGGAGGGCGTCTTCCGCTTCTGCTGGATCGTCGACTTCCCGATGTACGAGAAGGACGAGGAGACCGGCAAGATCGACTTCTCGCACAACCCGTTCTCGATGCCCCAGGGCGGCCTCGCCGACCTGGAGGAGAAGGACCCGCTGGACATCCTGGCGTTCCAGTACGACATCGTCTGCAACGGCATCGAGCTCTCCTCGGGCGCGATCCGCAACCACGAGCCCGAGCTGATGCTCAAGGCCTTCGAGATCGCGGGCTACGACCGCGAGACCGTGGAGCAGGAGTTCGCGGGCATGCTGCGCGCCTTCCGCCTCGGCGCCCCGCCGCACGGCGGCATCGCCCCGGGCGTGGACCGCATCGTCATGCTCCTCGCGGACGAGCCGAACATCCGCGAGACGATCGCCTTCCCGCTCAACGGCAACGCGCAGGACCTGATGATGGGCGCGCCCACGGTCCTCGACGAGACGCGTCTGCGCGAGCTGAACATCCAGCTGCGCAAGCCGGTCGAGAAGTAG
- a CDS encoding AI-2E family transporter has protein sequence MTTSQKPLLPEAARRTAAWCAVVLLVTGVAAVGVWLCIIFQTAVTPVLLALLGTALLGPVHGWLVRRRVNRALAAMLTCVALVAVVGGTGYIVVAALIDTGDQIVSSLGDAGNWIREHFGITQASDIGSAADSAKSLISKWGASAASGVIAGLSVLASLLATSVLALLLTFFFLKDSDRAVGLAHSIAPRGIGDIVEAMGRRAFEAVEGFMRGTTIIALIDAVCITVGLLILRVPGAVGLGALVFITAYIPYLGATLSGAVAVLVALADRGWVIGLWTLGVILAVQQLEGNVLQPMIQSRTVQMHPAMVMLAITAGASVAGILGMLLAVPVTAAAFGIIGELKKRYGSGESSAPEPDFDS, from the coding sequence GTGACGACCAGTCAGAAGCCTCTCCTCCCCGAAGCCGCCCGCCGCACCGCCGCCTGGTGCGCGGTGGTGCTGCTGGTCACCGGGGTCGCGGCCGTCGGGGTCTGGCTCTGCATCATCTTCCAGACCGCCGTCACCCCCGTCCTGCTCGCCCTCCTCGGCACCGCGCTGCTCGGCCCCGTCCACGGGTGGCTGGTCAGGCGGCGGGTCAACCGGGCGCTGGCCGCCATGCTGACCTGCGTCGCACTCGTCGCCGTCGTCGGCGGGACCGGGTACATCGTGGTCGCCGCCCTCATCGACACCGGTGACCAGATCGTCTCCTCGCTGGGCGACGCCGGGAACTGGATCCGTGAGCACTTCGGGATCACCCAGGCCTCCGACATCGGCTCCGCCGCCGACAGTGCCAAGAGCCTGATCTCCAAATGGGGTGCCAGCGCCGCCAGCGGAGTCATCGCCGGTCTGTCCGTACTCGCTTCGCTGCTCGCCACCAGCGTGCTCGCCCTGCTGCTGACCTTCTTCTTCCTCAAGGACTCCGACCGCGCCGTCGGCCTCGCGCACTCCATCGCGCCGCGCGGCATCGGCGACATCGTCGAAGCCATGGGGCGCCGCGCCTTCGAAGCGGTCGAGGGCTTCATGCGCGGGACGACGATCATCGCCCTCATCGACGCCGTCTGCATCACCGTCGGGCTGCTGATCCTGCGCGTGCCCGGCGCCGTCGGGCTCGGGGCGCTGGTCTTCATCACCGCGTACATCCCCTACCTCGGCGCCACGCTCTCCGGCGCCGTCGCCGTGCTGGTCGCGCTGGCCGACCGGGGCTGGGTCATCGGGCTCTGGACGCTGGGTGTGATCCTCGCCGTACAGCAGCTGGAGGGGAACGTGCTCCAGCCCATGATCCAGTCGCGCACCGTCCAGATGCACCCGGCCATGGTCATGCTGGCCATCACCGCCGGGGCGTCCGTCGCCGGGATCCTCGGGATGCTGCTCGCCGTGCCCGTGACGGCGGCCGCCTTCGGGATCATCGGGGAGCTGAAGAAGCGTTACGGCTCGGGTGAGTCGTCCGCGCCGGAGCCCGACTTCGACTCGTAG